A genomic region of Kribbella sp. NBC_00382 contains the following coding sequences:
- a CDS encoding DUF6318 family protein, producing MTPVTTRNRQATALTLACLCAAALAGCNNKSPEAGRPNTAPPQSSATTNTTASTPSSAGSTPPSTPTDAPTRPALAAGSTLAAGEAFIGYYVDLLNYAYSTGDAELLLAESDKGCVGCKGIAGYVRKINAKNGGLQGDFKDRLIDVKEIYRGKSGHLGGSASLKSGTFQERATPGASPVPQPAGTGTMEFTLSPSAGNWVMYEMQINE from the coding sequence GTGACACCCGTGACAACCCGCAACAGGCAAGCCACCGCCCTAACCCTGGCCTGCCTCTGCGCCGCCGCACTAGCTGGCTGCAACAACAAGAGCCCCGAAGCAGGCCGCCCCAACACCGCTCCACCACAGTCGTCGGCGACGACGAACACCACCGCTTCGACACCTTCGAGCGCCGGATCGACTCCCCCGAGTACGCCAACAGATGCGCCGACACGACCGGCATTAGCCGCCGGGTCGACCTTGGCAGCGGGCGAGGCCTTCATTGGCTACTACGTGGACCTGCTCAACTACGCATACTCCACAGGAGACGCTGAGCTGCTTCTGGCGGAAAGTGACAAAGGCTGCGTCGGCTGCAAAGGGATTGCGGGCTACGTGCGCAAGATCAACGCGAAGAACGGTGGGCTCCAAGGTGACTTCAAGGACCGACTGATCGACGTGAAGGAGATCTATCGCGGCAAGTCCGGTCACCTGGGAGGATCAGCCTCGCTGAAGAGCGGAACCTTCCAAGAGCGGGCAACCCCGGGGGCCTCGCCGGTTCCCCAACCGGCAGGTACGGGGACCATGGAGTTCACGCTCTCCCCCAGCGCCGGAAACTGGGTGATGTACGAGATGCAGATCAACGAATGA
- the mshD gene encoding mycothiol synthase — MTLEVVPSPLPPATVAKITELARSAAESDGVNPLSEQTLLHLEGEHPGDAHFLAYAGEPGSSELAGYGSLGPDGSAELVVGPEHRRQGFGTALLRMLLDHGGSELRVWAHGRLAGSDELAARLGLEVARELYFLRRASAPVPAAVWPEGVTVRTFVPGQDDSAWLAVNAAAFAHHPEQGSWTQADLADRLQQPWFDPAGFFLAVTADDSVAGFHWTKVHEDEGSEPFGEVYVVGVSPDHQGAGLGKALTLEGIRHLQEDRGLTSVVLYVDGTNTAAHTLYTHLGFTTAALDVQFAPVNGVTPNSPGNSAS; from the coding sequence GTGACCCTCGAAGTCGTTCCCTCACCGTTGCCCCCGGCCACCGTCGCCAAGATCACCGAACTCGCTCGGTCCGCTGCTGAGAGCGACGGAGTCAATCCCCTCTCCGAGCAGACACTGCTGCACCTCGAAGGAGAACATCCAGGGGACGCGCACTTCCTCGCGTACGCCGGTGAGCCCGGCTCGAGCGAGCTGGCCGGGTACGGCTCATTGGGGCCGGACGGGTCGGCGGAGTTGGTGGTCGGCCCGGAGCACAGGCGACAGGGATTCGGTACTGCACTGTTGCGGATGCTGCTCGACCACGGTGGCTCCGAGCTACGCGTGTGGGCGCATGGGCGGCTGGCTGGGTCGGATGAGCTGGCGGCGCGGCTGGGGCTCGAGGTGGCGAGGGAGCTGTACTTCCTCCGCCGGGCGAGCGCGCCGGTGCCTGCGGCTGTCTGGCCGGAGGGGGTGACGGTGCGCACGTTCGTACCGGGGCAGGACGACAGCGCTTGGCTGGCGGTGAACGCCGCCGCCTTTGCGCACCACCCGGAGCAGGGCAGCTGGACGCAGGCGGATCTGGCGGACCGGCTGCAACAGCCTTGGTTCGACCCTGCCGGCTTCTTCCTGGCAGTCACCGCCGACGACTCGGTCGCAGGCTTCCACTGGACAAAGGTGCACGAAGACGAAGGCTCGGAACCCTTCGGCGAGGTCTACGTAGTAGGCGTCTCCCCCGACCACCAGGGCGCAGGCCTAGGCAAGGCGTTGACCCTAGAAGGCATCCGCCACCTCCAGGAGGACCGCGGCCTCACCTCAGTCGTCCTCTACGTAGACGGCACCAACACCGCCGCCCACACCCTCTACACCCACCTCGGCTTCACCACAGCCGCCCTGGACGTCCAGTTCGCCCCTGTGAACGGTGTCACACCGAATTCACCCGGTAACTCCGCGTCATAA
- a CDS encoding bifunctional metallophosphatase/5'-nucleotidase, with amino-acid sequence MAFTGRDKTWLRGPRAVALVAAGATVVLGLATGGTVTQAAPAKPKPTHTQIQLLAINDFHGNLAPNPATSSGGNVNGTPAGGAEYLATQLKLLRDSAEAQGQDSATVAAGDLIGASPLLSAAFHDEPTIEAMNEMGLDATSVGNHEFDEGYKELLRMQKGGCLPDGDGANNQNSCPDPKAKFKGADFAYLSANVFYENTDKTLFAPYMIKKFHGGQKVAFIGMTLEATPNIVTKSGVEGLAFKDEVETANALVPKLKKQGVEAIVVLIHEGGVLSDPKAFNGCPGISGPITDIAKNLDPAIDAVISGHTHQSYNCSINDPAGKPRLVTSASSFGKVVTEVRLSIDLATNDVDRLNTLANNHIVTQDVPKDRDLTKLITKYQTLVAPIETKVIGHITTPSVVKTPDDSQESPLGNLIADAQLADPSTVTNGKTPVVAFMNPGGIRADLASNAGAVTFGQAFTVQPFNNFLVSMDMTGTQIKTLLEQQFSGANQAANKVLQVSGITYTYNPAAAPGAKVVAGSIKIAGQPLVDGTTYRISTNNFLSDGGDGFPAFTTATDKFFGGLDIDAFANYLAAHDPYTPGPTDRISLGS; translated from the coding sequence ATGGCCTTCACAGGACGAGACAAGACGTGGCTGCGCGGACCCCGGGCGGTTGCCCTGGTGGCCGCCGGTGCCACCGTGGTGCTCGGCTTGGCCACGGGGGGAACCGTGACCCAGGCTGCGCCGGCGAAACCCAAGCCGACGCACACCCAGATCCAGCTGCTCGCGATCAACGACTTCCACGGAAACCTGGCGCCCAACCCGGCGACCAGCTCCGGCGGCAACGTGAACGGCACGCCCGCCGGCGGCGCGGAGTATCTGGCGACCCAGCTCAAGTTGCTGCGCGACTCCGCCGAGGCGCAGGGGCAGGACTCCGCGACGGTGGCCGCCGGTGACCTGATCGGCGCCTCACCGCTGCTGTCCGCGGCGTTCCACGACGAGCCGACCATCGAGGCGATGAACGAGATGGGGCTGGACGCCACCTCGGTCGGCAACCACGAGTTCGACGAGGGCTACAAGGAGCTTCTGCGGATGCAGAAGGGTGGCTGCCTGCCCGACGGCGACGGCGCGAACAACCAGAACTCCTGCCCGGACCCGAAGGCGAAGTTCAAGGGCGCCGACTTCGCCTACCTGTCGGCGAACGTGTTCTACGAGAACACCGACAAGACCCTGTTCGCGCCGTACATGATCAAGAAGTTCCACGGTGGTCAGAAGGTCGCCTTCATTGGTATGACGCTGGAGGCCACCCCGAACATCGTCACCAAGTCCGGCGTCGAGGGCCTCGCCTTCAAGGACGAGGTGGAGACCGCCAACGCGCTGGTGCCGAAGCTGAAGAAGCAGGGCGTCGAGGCGATCGTCGTACTGATCCACGAAGGCGGGGTGCTGTCCGACCCGAAGGCGTTCAACGGCTGCCCGGGGATCTCCGGACCGATCACCGACATCGCCAAGAACCTCGACCCTGCGATCGACGCGGTCATCTCCGGACACACCCACCAGTCGTACAACTGCTCGATCAACGACCCGGCCGGCAAGCCGCGCCTCGTCACGAGCGCGTCGTCGTTCGGCAAGGTCGTCACCGAGGTCCGGCTGAGCATCGACCTGGCCACCAACGACGTGGACCGGCTGAACACGCTGGCGAACAACCACATCGTCACCCAGGACGTGCCCAAGGATCGCGACCTGACCAAGCTGATCACCAAGTACCAGACGCTGGTCGCGCCGATCGAGACCAAGGTGATCGGCCACATCACCACCCCGTCGGTGGTGAAGACGCCGGACGACTCGCAGGAGTCCCCGCTGGGTAACCTGATCGCGGATGCACAGCTGGCCGACCCCTCGACCGTCACCAACGGCAAGACGCCGGTGGTCGCGTTCATGAACCCGGGCGGTATCCGGGCCGACCTGGCCTCCAACGCGGGCGCGGTGACCTTCGGCCAGGCGTTCACGGTCCAGCCGTTCAACAACTTCCTGGTCTCGATGGACATGACCGGGACGCAGATCAAGACCCTGCTGGAGCAACAGTTCTCCGGCGCCAACCAGGCTGCGAACAAGGTGCTCCAGGTCTCGGGCATCACCTACACCTACAACCCGGCCGCCGCGCCGGGCGCCAAGGTCGTGGCGGGTTCGATCAAGATCGCGGGCCAGCCGCTGGTCGACGGTACGACGTACCGGATCTCCACGAACAACTTCCTCTCCGACGGCGGTGACGGCTTCCCGGCCTTCACCACCGCGACCGACAAGTTCTTCGGTGGTCTGGACATCGACGCCTTCGCCAACTACCTCGCCGCACACGACCCGTACACCCCGGGCCCGACGGACCGGATCTCGCTCGGTTCCTGA
- a CDS encoding TetR/AcrR family transcriptional regulator yields MPGGRPRTFDEDEALERAVEVFWRQGYEGTSITDLTTAMGVNKPSLYAVFGGKADLFRRVIAHYAEHDMAYAAAALAEPTALGVVQRFLRDNVVAVTLEDKPNGCLSIQGGVSCSAENQDVAQFLAASRLGGEKAFADRFRLAIEQGDLPADADPDALARFVMVVSEGHAVHAAAGVPREALQKSAAIAEQAFTAMTTQPASSGNR; encoded by the coding sequence ATGCCGGGAGGACGACCGCGCACGTTCGACGAGGACGAGGCGCTGGAGCGCGCCGTCGAGGTGTTCTGGCGGCAGGGGTACGAGGGCACGTCGATCACCGACCTGACCACCGCCATGGGCGTCAACAAACCCAGCCTGTACGCCGTATTCGGCGGCAAGGCGGATCTCTTCCGCCGGGTGATCGCGCACTACGCCGAGCACGACATGGCCTATGCGGCTGCTGCCCTCGCGGAGCCGACCGCGCTTGGTGTGGTCCAGCGGTTTCTGCGCGACAACGTGGTCGCGGTGACGCTCGAGGACAAGCCGAACGGGTGCCTGTCGATCCAGGGCGGCGTGTCCTGCAGCGCGGAGAACCAGGATGTCGCGCAGTTCCTCGCGGCCAGCCGGCTCGGCGGGGAGAAGGCTTTCGCCGACCGGTTCCGTCTGGCGATCGAGCAGGGGGATCTACCAGCCGACGCCGACCCGGACGCCTTGGCACGATTCGTGATGGTGGTGTCCGAAGGCCATGCGGTGCACGCGGCTGCCGGCGTACCGCGCGAAGCTCTGCAAAAGTCTGCGGCCATCGCCGAACAGGCCTTCACAGCAATGACCACCCAGCCGGCTTCCAGCGGAAACCGCTGA
- a CDS encoding TIGR03620 family F420-dependent LLM class oxidoreductase, protein MDGSVEQALGRVGVWSMELRNAGQPGVEAAAELAERGITAVWIPGLDGRGIFDDTDELLTASPSTYVVLGVLGIWRQEASVLAAKVQELDLRHGPRTIVGLGVSDRNAAAAVGQTYTSPVGAVSDYLDELAKEQIPSDRLLLGALGPRMAQLAADRTAGIHPFLVSPEYTARMRAQLGADALIAPHQAVVFSTDAEQARAVARDQLGMFIGFDAYRNNLRRLGYTDSDLVPGGSDRLIDALVAWGDDEAISRRLREHLDAGADHVAVQVLPATPVAGLPVRDWRRLADLALSI, encoded by the coding sequence ATGGACGGCAGTGTTGAGCAGGCCCTGGGGCGGGTCGGGGTCTGGAGCATGGAGCTGCGCAATGCAGGGCAGCCAGGGGTCGAGGCCGCGGCCGAGCTGGCCGAGCGGGGGATCACCGCAGTCTGGATCCCAGGCCTCGACGGCCGCGGCATCTTCGACGACACGGACGAGTTGCTGACCGCATCGCCCAGCACGTACGTCGTACTCGGTGTGCTCGGCATCTGGCGCCAGGAAGCATCCGTCCTGGCGGCGAAGGTCCAAGAGCTCGACCTCCGGCACGGCCCGCGGACGATCGTGGGACTCGGTGTGAGTGATCGCAACGCGGCCGCCGCAGTGGGGCAGACCTATACGAGCCCAGTCGGGGCGGTCAGCGACTACCTAGATGAGTTGGCCAAAGAGCAAATCCCGAGTGATCGGTTGCTGCTCGGCGCTCTCGGTCCGCGGATGGCGCAGCTCGCGGCGGACCGTACCGCCGGGATTCACCCCTTCCTGGTGAGCCCGGAGTACACCGCGAGAATGCGCGCCCAGCTGGGTGCCGACGCGCTCATCGCGCCGCATCAGGCGGTCGTGTTCAGCACTGACGCCGAGCAGGCGCGTGCGGTGGCTCGCGATCAGCTCGGGATGTTCATCGGATTCGATGCCTACCGCAACAATCTTCGACGGCTCGGCTACACCGACAGCGATCTTGTACCCGGCGGAAGCGACCGCCTGATCGACGCACTGGTCGCGTGGGGCGACGACGAGGCCATCAGCCGCCGACTTCGCGAGCACCTGGATGCCGGAGCCGACCACGTCGCCGTACAGGTGCTCCCCGCTACACCAGTTGCGGGTCTTCCAGTCAGGGACTGGCGCCGACTGGCGGATCTCGCGCTCTCTATCTGA
- a CDS encoding SDR family NAD(P)-dependent oxidoreductase produces the protein MGQLDNKVALVTGATSGIGLASARRLATEGAHVFITGRRKPELDAAVADIEQAGGQVTGIASDVASLDDLDALFGAITQFGRGLDIVHANAGGGGFAPLGTITPEDFDQTFGINVRGTLFTVQKALPLLNDKATIVLTGSTSATDGTPAFSVYAATKAAIRSFGRTWAAELAQRGIRVNTVIPGPTNTPGLAGLAPDAEQATALLGSIASGVPLGRLGEPEEIANAVLFLASSESSFMTGAEIFVDGGTNQL, from the coding sequence ATGGGACAGCTGGACAACAAGGTCGCACTCGTCACGGGTGCCACCAGCGGTATCGGCCTCGCTTCGGCCCGCCGCCTCGCGACCGAAGGTGCTCACGTCTTCATCACCGGCCGCCGCAAGCCCGAGCTCGACGCCGCCGTCGCCGACATCGAGCAAGCCGGCGGACAGGTCACCGGAATCGCGAGTGACGTCGCGAGCCTCGACGACCTCGACGCGCTCTTCGGGGCAATCACCCAGTTCGGCCGCGGGCTGGACATCGTCCACGCCAATGCGGGCGGTGGTGGATTCGCGCCGCTCGGCACGATCACGCCCGAGGACTTCGATCAGACCTTCGGGATCAACGTCCGCGGCACGCTCTTCACCGTGCAGAAGGCGCTCCCGCTACTCAACGACAAAGCCACGATCGTCCTGACCGGTTCGACCTCGGCCACCGACGGGACGCCGGCGTTCAGCGTGTACGCCGCGACGAAGGCCGCCATCCGGTCCTTCGGCCGCACCTGGGCCGCGGAGTTGGCGCAGCGCGGGATCCGGGTGAACACCGTCATCCCCGGCCCGACCAACACCCCGGGGCTGGCGGGTCTGGCGCCGGACGCGGAGCAGGCGACCGCGTTGCTGGGCTCGATCGCTTCAGGTGTGCCGCTCGGGCGGCTCGGTGAGCCCGAGGAGATCGCCAACGCCGTACTGTTCCTGGCCTCCAGCGAGAGCAGCTTCATGACCGGCGCCGAGATCTTCGTCGACGGCGGCACCAACCAGCTCTGA
- a CDS encoding winged helix-turn-helix transcriptional regulator — MSTLLLLTNALQASTEVLPSLALLPHQIRILPAEVAALVDAPDADAVLLDARRDLVTVRGVSRLIRTTGIDVPLILVVTEGGLTAVNADWGADDVLLDTAGPAEIEARLRLVIGRLAAARNEDPDTSLIRSGDVVIDEASYTAKLNGRALDLTYKEFELFKFLAQHPGRVFTREQLLQEVWGYDYFGGTRTVDVHVRRLRAKLGPEHESLIGTVRNVGYRFVIPPSKDRETADVSV, encoded by the coding sequence GTGAGCACGTTGCTTCTGCTGACGAACGCATTGCAGGCCTCCACCGAGGTGCTGCCGTCGCTCGCCCTGCTGCCACACCAGATCCGCATCCTGCCCGCCGAGGTCGCCGCCCTTGTGGACGCGCCCGACGCCGACGCCGTCCTCCTCGACGCCCGCCGCGACCTGGTCACGGTCCGCGGGGTGTCCCGCCTGATCCGTACCACCGGCATCGACGTACCGCTGATTCTGGTCGTCACCGAAGGCGGCCTGACCGCCGTGAACGCCGACTGGGGCGCCGACGACGTCCTGCTCGACACCGCCGGCCCGGCCGAGATCGAGGCCCGGCTGCGACTGGTGATCGGCCGCCTGGCCGCCGCCCGCAACGAGGACCCCGACACGTCGCTGATCCGCAGCGGCGACGTGGTGATCGACGAGGCCTCGTACACGGCGAAGCTCAACGGGCGGGCGCTCGACCTCACGTACAAGGAGTTCGAGCTGTTCAAGTTCCTCGCCCAGCACCCCGGCCGGGTGTTCACGCGCGAGCAGCTGCTCCAGGAGGTCTGGGGCTACGACTACTTCGGCGGCACCCGTACGGTCGACGTCCACGTCCGCCGGTTGCGGGCCAAGCTCGGCCCCGAGCACGAGTCGCTGATCGGCACCGTCCGCAACGTCGGCTACCGCTTCGTCATCCCGCCCTCCAAGGACCGCGAAACAGCCGACGTCTCCGTCTGA
- a CDS encoding MoaD/ThiS family protein translates to MPEVTIRYFAAARSAAGEAAATAEAGSIKDLVGVVSAGRPELARVLGICTFLLDGERVDLDTGLTDGALVDALPPFAGG, encoded by the coding sequence ATGCCGGAAGTGACCATCAGGTACTTCGCCGCTGCGCGCTCCGCGGCTGGGGAGGCCGCCGCGACGGCTGAGGCGGGTTCCATCAAGGATCTTGTCGGTGTGGTCTCGGCGGGGAGACCCGAGTTGGCGCGGGTGCTCGGCATCTGCACCTTCCTGCTCGACGGCGAGCGCGTGGACCTCGACACCGGCCTCACCGACGGCGCCCTGGTCGACGCCCTGCCCCCCTTCGCCGGCGGCTGA
- the arfB gene encoding alternative ribosome rescue aminoacyl-tRNA hydrolase ArfB translates to METGLIVRHGVVIPESELSWRFSRSSGPGGQSVNTTDSRVELSFDVAASTALSEVLKARALERLGSRLVDGVLTIAASEQRSQWRNREAARTRLAALIREAIAAPPRKRRPTRPSKNAVRRRLDDKKRRGDTKRLRGRPTD, encoded by the coding sequence ATGGAAACCGGGTTGATCGTGCGCCACGGCGTTGTCATCCCGGAATCCGAGCTCAGCTGGCGGTTCTCCCGGTCGAGCGGCCCGGGCGGGCAGTCGGTGAACACCACTGACAGCCGGGTCGAGCTCAGCTTCGACGTGGCGGCCAGCACGGCGCTCAGCGAAGTACTGAAGGCCCGTGCGCTGGAGCGGCTCGGCTCGCGGCTCGTCGACGGCGTACTGACTATCGCGGCGTCCGAGCAGCGCTCACAGTGGCGCAACCGGGAGGCGGCTCGGACCCGGTTGGCGGCGCTGATCCGGGAGGCGATCGCGGCCCCGCCCCGGAAGCGGCGGCCGACCCGGCCCAGCAAGAACGCGGTCCGCCGGCGGCTGGACGACAAGAAGCGCCGCGGTGACACCAAGCGCCTAAGGGGACGGCCCACCGACTGA
- a CDS encoding TetR/AcrR family transcriptional regulator, which produces MPYETGGRSRQKQRTRDALVAAARELVAAGVTPTVEQAAAAAEVSRPTAYRYFPNQRALLSAAHPETTATSLLPADPPSDVSQRLAVVIDTFIALIVETEEQQRTMLRLSLEADPAERAALPLRQGRAINWIEEALLPLRDELPADSVHQLAIAIRSVAGIEAFSWLLDVAKLPHAEAVRLMKWSAQSLLAATLAGSPPPLGPLIE; this is translated from the coding sequence ATGCCCTACGAGACCGGTGGCCGCAGCCGGCAGAAGCAGCGCACCAGAGACGCCCTGGTGGCCGCGGCCCGCGAGTTGGTCGCCGCCGGGGTGACACCGACCGTCGAGCAGGCAGCGGCAGCCGCGGAGGTGTCACGCCCAACGGCGTACCGGTACTTCCCGAACCAGCGCGCCCTGCTCTCGGCCGCCCATCCCGAGACCACGGCCACCTCCTTGCTCCCGGCGGATCCGCCCAGCGATGTGAGCCAGCGTCTGGCGGTCGTGATCGACACCTTCATCGCGTTGATCGTCGAGACCGAGGAGCAGCAACGCACGATGCTCCGGCTCTCCCTCGAGGCCGATCCCGCCGAGCGAGCGGCCCTCCCGCTGCGCCAGGGCCGCGCGATCAACTGGATCGAAGAAGCGCTGCTGCCGCTCCGGGACGAACTGCCGGCCGATTCCGTCCATCAGCTCGCGATCGCGATCCGGAGCGTCGCCGGGATCGAAGCCTTCAGCTGGCTGCTGGATGTGGCGAAACTGCCGCACGCCGAGGCGGTCCGGTTGATGAAGTGGTCGGCACAGTCCCTGCTGGCCGCCACCTTGGCTGGATCCCCGCCACCACTGGGCCCTTTGATTGAATAG
- a CDS encoding cupin domain-containing protein: MSGFVRAADDGELRWFSGGGVHRWMATAEQTDGSYLLFEDRMERGKVTPLHLHPDADESMYLLEGEILIHLDGVEHRVGPGGLVMVPRGTPHAFLVTSETARMLCLITPGVGQEFFFDASEPYVEGVAHEVDFARIQQSAKTNGSTEILGPPPFAKLPVG; this comes from the coding sequence ATGAGTGGATTCGTCAGGGCAGCGGACGATGGCGAGTTGCGGTGGTTCTCCGGGGGTGGGGTGCACCGCTGGATGGCTACCGCCGAGCAGACCGACGGGAGCTATCTGCTGTTCGAGGACCGGATGGAGCGCGGCAAGGTCACGCCGCTCCACTTGCACCCCGACGCGGACGAGTCGATGTACCTGCTGGAGGGGGAGATCCTGATCCACCTGGACGGCGTCGAGCATCGCGTGGGTCCGGGCGGCCTGGTGATGGTGCCGCGAGGGACGCCGCACGCGTTCCTGGTGACGTCCGAGACGGCGAGGATGCTCTGTCTGATCACGCCCGGCGTCGGTCAGGAGTTCTTCTTCGACGCCAGCGAACCGTACGTCGAAGGCGTAGCGCACGAGGTCGACTTCGCCAGGATCCAGCAGTCGGCCAAGACCAACGGCAGCACCGAGATCCTCGGCCCGCCGCCGTTCGCGAAACTGCCGGTGGGGTAG
- a CDS encoding UDP-glucose dehydrogenase family protein encodes MAAKPRITVLGTGYLGATHAICMAVLGFDVLGIDTDEAKIAALADGRVPFYEPGLPEMLSKALETGRLRFSTDIAEAAEFGDVHFVCVGTPQMKDSPAADMTYVDAVVTDLARHLTRRALVVGKSTVPVGTAARLTELLQSTAPAGDQVELAWNPEFLREGFAVEDTMRPDRLVFGVASDWALEQLQAAFAPLLEAEVPVVVTDLPTAELVKVSANSFLATKISFINAMAEVCETTGADVQQLAAALSYDPRIGGRFLRPGLGFGGGCLPKDIRAFIHRTEELGVGQAVSFLREVDAINQRRRQRTVDLIRSQAGGSLEGVTVCALGAAFKPDSDDIRDAPALDVARLLQAEGAIVRVYDPQAMDNARKAYPDLHYASGVAEAAEGAQVVALLTEWDQFREIDPEWLGEIVAVRAIVDGRHALDPVAWRAASWDYRALGRAVDPAA; translated from the coding sequence ATGGCTGCCAAGCCACGCATCACCGTTCTGGGCACCGGTTACCTGGGTGCAACGCACGCGATCTGCATGGCCGTACTCGGCTTCGACGTACTCGGCATCGACACCGACGAGGCGAAGATCGCGGCCCTGGCCGACGGCCGCGTCCCGTTCTACGAGCCCGGGCTGCCCGAGATGCTCAGCAAGGCACTGGAGACCGGCCGGCTCCGGTTCAGCACCGACATCGCCGAGGCGGCCGAGTTCGGCGACGTGCACTTCGTCTGCGTCGGTACGCCGCAGATGAAGGACTCACCCGCGGCCGACATGACGTACGTCGACGCGGTGGTGACCGATCTGGCCCGGCACCTCACCCGGCGCGCGCTGGTGGTCGGCAAGTCGACCGTCCCGGTCGGCACCGCGGCCCGGCTGACCGAACTGCTCCAGTCGACGGCGCCGGCCGGTGACCAGGTCGAGCTGGCCTGGAACCCGGAGTTCTTGCGGGAGGGGTTCGCCGTCGAGGACACGATGCGGCCGGACCGGCTCGTCTTCGGGGTCGCGTCCGACTGGGCACTGGAGCAGCTGCAGGCGGCTTTCGCTCCGCTGCTCGAGGCCGAAGTACCGGTCGTGGTGACCGATCTGCCGACGGCCGAGCTGGTCAAGGTGTCCGCGAACTCCTTCCTGGCCACGAAGATCTCGTTCATCAACGCGATGGCCGAGGTGTGCGAGACGACCGGCGCCGACGTGCAGCAGCTGGCCGCGGCACTGTCCTACGACCCGCGGATCGGCGGCCGCTTCCTGCGGCCCGGACTCGGGTTCGGTGGTGGATGTCTGCCGAAGGACATCCGCGCCTTCATCCACCGCACCGAGGAGCTCGGCGTCGGGCAGGCGGTCTCGTTCCTGCGCGAGGTCGACGCGATCAACCAGCGGCGGCGGCAGCGGACGGTCGACCTGATCCGTTCGCAGGCCGGCGGCTCGCTGGAGGGTGTGACGGTCTGTGCGCTCGGGGCGGCGTTCAAGCCGGACTCGGACGACATCCGGGACGCGCCGGCGCTGGACGTGGCCCGGCTCCTGCAGGCCGAAGGCGCGATCGTGCGCGTCTACGACCCGCAGGCGATGGACAACGCACGTAAGGCGTACCCGGACCTGCACTACGCCTCGGGCGTCGCAGAGGCGGCTGAGGGCGCGCAGGTCGTGGCGCTGCTGACGGAGTGGGACCAGTTCCGCGAGATCGACCCCGAGTGGCTCGGCGAGATCGTGGCCGTCCGGGCGATCGTGGACGGCCGGCACGCCCTCGACCCGGTCGCCTGGCGTGCAGCCTCCTGGGACTACCGCGCCCTCGGCCGCGCCGTGGACCCCGCGGCCTGA